A region from the Aegilops tauschii subsp. strangulata cultivar AL8/78 chromosome 5, Aet v6.0, whole genome shotgun sequence genome encodes:
- the LOC109735256 gene encoding zinc finger protein 1 — translation MAVEAVLEAATMRPSPPSKEMEASTSTSEEASALLGQAEGWSKRKRSRRPRALDPSEEYLALCLLMLAHGHRDSATDAAPEQQHGCSVCGKVFASYQALGGHKASHRKPTAAPAGAADQKPQAAVAAASLSGSGEAAAGAGGGKVHECNVCRKTFPTGQALGGHKRCHYDGTIGSAAAGPTHKLAAKAAEASATAASRGFDLNLPALPDIPERRAVTEDGEEVLSPVSFKKPRLMLTA, via the coding sequence ATGGCTGTGGAGGCGGTTCTTGAAGCGGCAACGATGAGACCGTCGCCGCCGAGCAAGGAGATGGAGGCGTCTACTAGTACCAGCGAGGAGGCGTCGGCGTTGTTGGGGCAGGCGGAGGGGTGGTCGAAGCGGAAGCGCTCGAGGCGGCCGCGCGCGCTCGACCCCAGCGAGGAGTACCTCGCGCTCTGCCTCCTCATGCTGGCGCACGGCCACCGCGACAGCGCCACTGATGCAGCGCCGGAGCAGCAGCACGGGTGCTCCGTCTGCGGCAAGGTGTTCGCGTCCTACCAGGCGCTCGGCGGCCACAAGGCCAGCCATCGGAAGCCGACAGCGGCGCCGGCTGGCGCAGCGGACCAGAAACCGcaggcggcggtggcggcagctTCCTTGTCGGGGTCCGGCGAGGCCGCGGCCGGCGCCGGAGGCGGCAAGGTGCACGAGTGCAACGTGTGCAGGAAGACGTTCCCGACTGGGCAGGCGCTGGGCGGCCACAAGCGGTGCCACTACGACGGCACCATCGGCAGCGCCGCCGCGGGGCCCACGCACAAGCtggctgccaaggcggccgaGGCCAGCGCgacggcggcgagccggggcttCGACCTGAACCTGCCGGCGCTGCCGGACATCCCGGAGCGGCGCGCGGTCACGGAAGATGGGGAGGAGGTTCTCAGCCCCGTTTCCTTCAAGAAGCCGAGGCTCATGCTCACGGCGTAA